One Halarcobacter ebronensis genomic window carries:
- the dnaK gene encoding molecular chaperone DnaK: protein MSKVIGIDLGTTNSCMAVYEGGEAKVIPNKEGKNTTPSIVAFTDKGEVLVGDPAKRQAITNPEKTIYSVKRIMGLMMDEKNAQEAQTKVGYKIVNRNGAAAVDIAGKIYTPQEISAKILGKLKADAEEYLGAPVTDAVITVPAYFNDAQRKATQEAGTIAGLNVLRIINEPTAASLAYGLDKKGEEKVLVYDLGGGTFDVTVLEIGDGTFEVLSTDGNAFLGGDDFDNAIIDWLAKEFKDENGFDIKNDKMALQRLKDAAENAKKELSSAESTEINLPFISMGSAGPVHLVKSLTRAKFESMTEHYINETLGHIKTALKDAGLDKSEIDEVIMVGGSTRLPKANKVVKEFFGKDLNKGVNPDEVVAAGAAVQAGVLRGDVKDVLLLDVTPLSLGIETLGGVATKLIEKGTTIPVKKSQVFSTAEDNQPAVSIHVVQGEREFAKDNKSLGMFELSDIPAAPRGVPQIEVTFDIDANGVLNVSAKDKGTGKENKITISGSSGLSDEEIEKMVQEAEANKEIDAKKKELIEVRNQADALLHSTRKTLEENEGAVSEDEKKAIIDAAADLEQLLKDENATKEQIDEKVKSLTEKSHKLAEAMYKKEQGAQGEAQPNQKAKKDDDDVIDAEVE, encoded by the coding sequence ATGAGTAAAGTTATTGGTATAGATTTAGGTACAACAAACTCTTGTATGGCAGTTTATGAAGGTGGTGAAGCAAAAGTTATTCCTAATAAAGAAGGGAAAAACACTACTCCATCTATTGTAGCTTTTACAGACAAGGGTGAAGTTTTAGTTGGTGATCCAGCAAAAAGACAAGCAATTACAAATCCAGAAAAAACTATATATTCTGTAAAAAGAATTATGGGTCTTATGATGGATGAAAAAAATGCACAAGAGGCACAAACAAAAGTTGGATATAAGATTGTAAATAGAAATGGTGCAGCAGCTGTTGATATTGCAGGAAAAATTTATACTCCACAAGAAATTTCAGCTAAAATTTTAGGAAAATTAAAAGCAGATGCAGAGGAGTATTTAGGTGCTCCTGTAACTGATGCAGTTATTACAGTTCCAGCTTATTTCAATGATGCACAAAGAAAAGCTACTCAAGAAGCAGGAACAATTGCAGGACTAAATGTACTAAGAATTATTAATGAACCAACAGCTGCATCACTTGCTTATGGTTTAGATAAAAAAGGTGAAGAAAAAGTTCTTGTTTACGATTTAGGTGGAGGTACATTTGACGTTACTGTTTTAGAGATTGGTGATGGAACATTTGAAGTACTTTCAACTGATGGTAATGCATTCTTAGGAGGAGATGACTTTGATAATGCAATTATTGATTGGTTAGCAAAAGAGTTCAAAGATGAAAATGGCTTTGATATTAAAAATGACAAAATGGCTCTTCAAAGACTTAAAGATGCAGCTGAAAATGCTAAAAAAGAGTTAAGTAGTGCAGAATCAACAGAGATTAATTTACCATTTATTTCAATGGGAAGTGCAGGACCTGTTCACTTAGTAAAATCTTTAACAAGAGCAAAATTTGAGTCAATGACTGAGCACTATATTAATGAGACTTTAGGACATATCAAAACTGCATTAAAAGATGCTGGATTAGATAAAAGTGAAATTGATGAAGTTATTATGGTTGGTGGTTCAACAAGACTTCCAAAAGCAAATAAAGTAGTTAAAGAATTTTTTGGAAAAGATTTAAATAAAGGTGTAAACCCAGATGAAGTTGTTGCTGCTGGTGCTGCTGTTCAAGCTGGAGTTTTAAGAGGGGATGTTAAAGATGTTCTTTTACTAGATGTTACACCACTATCTCTTGGAATTGAGACTTTAGGTGGAGTTGCAACTAAACTAATTGAAAAAGGTACAACTATTCCTGTTAAAAAATCTCAAGTATTTAGTACAGCAGAAGATAATCAACCAGCTGTTTCTATTCATGTTGTTCAAGGGGAGAGAGAGTTTGCTAAAGATAATAAATCTTTAGGTATGTTTGAACTTTCAGATATTCCAGCAGCTCCAAGAGGTGTTCCTCAAATTGAAGTAACATTTGATATTGATGCAAATGGTGTTTTAAATGTAAGTGCTAAAGATAAGGGAACTGGAAAAGAGAATAAAATTACAATTTCAGGTTCATCTGGATTAAGTGATGAAGAGATTGAAAAAATGGTTCAAGAAGCAGAAGCAAATAAAGAGATAGATGCTAAGAAAAAAGAACTAATTGAAGTAAGAAACCAAGCAGATGCACTATTACATAGTACAAGAAAAACTTTAGAAGAGAACGAAGGTGCAGTTTCTGAAGATGAGAAAAAAGCTATTATTGATGCAGCAGCAGATTTAGAACAACTTTTAAAAGATGAAAATGCAACAAAAGAGCAAATTGATGAAAAAGTTAAATCTTTAACTGAAAAATCTCATAAATTAGCAGAAGCTATGTATAAAAAAGAGCAAGGTGCTCAAGGTGAAGCTCAACCAAACCAAAAAGCTAAAAAAGATGATGACGACGTAATTGATGCAGAAGTTGAGTAA
- the grpE gene encoding nucleotide exchange factor GrpE, giving the protein MSEKQEELNKEEQVENQESKEEAKDTQPTELSAEDKIAELEAKLKESEDKYFRVHADFENIKKRLEKEKYQAIDYASEKFAKDLLAPIDTLEMALAAEEAAKEMPSDELLAKLKEGVELTIKNFYSAFDKHNITIVEVDGEFDPNFHNAVMQVNSAEHEDGEIVQVLQKGYKFKDRLLRPAMVSICKK; this is encoded by the coding sequence TTGAGTGAAAAACAAGAAGAATTAAACAAAGAAGAACAAGTTGAGAATCAAGAGAGCAAAGAAGAGGCAAAAGATACTCAGCCTACAGAACTTTCTGCTGAAGATAAAATTGCAGAACTTGAGGCAAAACTAAAAGAGAGTGAAGATAAATATTTTAGAGTTCACGCTGATTTTGAAAATATTAAAAAAAGATTAGAGAAAGAGAAGTATCAAGCTATTGATTATGCCTCTGAAAAATTTGCAAAAGATCTTTTGGCTCCAATAGATACTTTAGAGATGGCTTTAGCCGCAGAAGAAGCAGCAAAAGAGATGCCTTCTGATGAACTATTGGCAAAACTAAAAGAGGGAGTTGAACTTACAATTAAAAACTTCTATAGTGCTTTTGATAAACACAATATTACAATTGTTGAAGTTGATGGTGAGTTTGATCCAAATTTCCATAATGCAGTTATGCAAGTAAATAGTGCAGAGCATGAAGATGGAGAGATTGTTCAAGTTTTACAAAAAGGTTATAAATTTAAAGATAGATTACTAAGACCAGCAATGGTTTCTATTTGTAAAAAGTAA
- a CDS encoding HrcA family transcriptional regulator, which produces MLDKKEFLLHSIIKAYIEHLEPIGSSQLKSMYDITYSPATIRGYFKKLGDEGFLAQEHVSSGRTPTTEALKMYWSGKLNFKLNFVDEKAVEYLSKDIGLSVFLQEQKSDVLKDILNVENRYMILEFSTFSITVKFTDALYRFLSEMVGLELVHIVSISKQVGAFEIYEKVSQHLQNKNFHIYNTKEFFSLALHFNFDEKSINSFLKGKILDSIEEGLYFDKIVPEGYIGICHNCKIEDKDVKMLVVGELSRDYEYFYKKISI; this is translated from the coding sequence ATGTTAGACAAAAAAGAGTTTCTATTACATTCTATTATTAAGGCTTATATTGAGCATTTAGAGCCAATTGGTTCTTCACAGCTTAAAAGTATGTATGATATCACATATTCACCCGCAACTATTAGAGGTTACTTTAAAAAGTTGGGAGATGAAGGATTTCTTGCTCAAGAGCATGTAAGTTCAGGAAGAACTCCTACAACTGAAGCCTTGAAAATGTATTGGAGTGGAAAATTAAATTTCAAACTCAATTTTGTTGATGAAAAAGCAGTTGAATATCTTTCAAAAGATATTGGATTATCTGTTTTTTTGCAAGAACAAAAGTCAGATGTTTTAAAAGATATATTAAATGTTGAAAATAGATATATGATTTTAGAGTTTTCAACTTTTTCAATCACTGTTAAATTTACAGATGCTCTATATAGATTTTTAAGTGAAATGGTTGGTTTAGAGTTAGTTCATATTGTAAGTATCTCTAAACAAGTAGGTGCTTTTGAGATTTATGAAAAGGTAAGTCAACATCTACAAAATAAGAATTTCCACATCTATAATACAAAAGAGTTTTTTTCGTTAGCACTTCATTTTAACTTTGATGAAAAGAGTATTAACTCTTTTTTAAAGGGTAAAATTTTAGACTCAATTGAAGAGGGTTTATACTTTGACAAGATAGTGCCAGAAGGATATATTGGGATTTGTCACAATTGTAAAATTGAGGACAAGGATGTAAAAATGTTAGTAGTTGGTGAATTGTCAAGGGATTATGAATATTTCTACAAAAAGATAAGTATATGA
- a CDS encoding TAXI family TRAP transporter solute-binding subunit: MKKILIFIFTFNLSIFGTEFITIGTGSVTGTYYPTGGAICKLVNKYKKETKIRCSVEATDASVYNIMAINEGELDFGIVQSDAVYQAINGIGKFKNAPVEKLRSVFSIYTELFTLVTRKDANIHSIDDIKGKRINIGNTGSGNEATSMTLLNELNIKTSDFSYVGRLKAGEAPNALRDNLIDGYFYMVGHPTANIKDAANSTDIDITPLTGKKIDAFINKNPYYIKGVIPSGLYKGLNKDVPTFGVKAVLVTSSDVSTKAVYTLVKAILEDFEHFKALHPVYKYITKESLLEGLNAPLHDGALKYFKENNFIK; the protein is encoded by the coding sequence ATGAAAAAAATTCTTATCTTTATCTTCACTTTTAATTTGTCAATTTTTGGAACTGAGTTTATTACAATTGGAACAGGAAGTGTTACAGGAACATACTATCCTACTGGTGGTGCAATTTGTAAACTTGTTAATAAATATAAAAAAGAGACTAAGATTAGATGTTCAGTTGAAGCAACTGATGCTTCTGTATACAATATTATGGCAATAAATGAAGGTGAGCTAGATTTTGGAATTGTACAATCAGATGCAGTTTACCAAGCAATAAATGGAATAGGAAAATTTAAAAATGCTCCTGTTGAAAAGCTACGATCTGTATTCTCTATTTATACAGAACTTTTTACTTTAGTTACTAGAAAAGACGCAAATATTCACTCAATTGATGATATAAAAGGGAAAAGAATAAATATAGGAAATACTGGTTCTGGAAATGAAGCAACTTCTATGACTTTATTAAATGAACTAAATATAAAAACCAGTGATTTCTCATATGTTGGAAGACTCAAAGCAGGTGAGGCACCAAATGCACTAAGAGATAATTTAATTGATGGATATTTTTATATGGTTGGTCATCCAACTGCAAATATTAAAGATGCAGCAAACTCAACAGATATTGATATAACTCCATTAACTGGCAAAAAGATTGATGCTTTTATAAATAAAAATCCCTACTATATTAAAGGTGTAATTCCCTCTGGATTATATAAAGGCTTAAATAAAGATGTGCCTACATTTGGAGTAAAAGCAGTATTAGTTACAAGTTCAGATGTAAGTACAAAAGCTGTTTATACTTTAGTAAAAGCAATTTTAGAGGATTTTGAACATTTTAAAGCGCTTCATCCAGTATATAAATATATTACTAAAGAGTCATTGTTAGAAGGGTTGAATGCACCACTTCATGATGGTGCATTAAAATATTTTAAAGAGAATAACTTTATAAAATAA
- a CDS encoding response regulator transcription factor, which produces MKSYSTRVLLVEDEDVARKTLSFYLNTIFDEVVVAKDGQEGASTFKKNFEEKRVFDLVLTDLKMPNKDGISMIDEIREVVPNQRFIIVSAHKNEDDLLKLINLRVLGYFVKPLNIDNMMEMLKKAKEEVLADNSNQEDNNELIILNKRYTYNKNSDKLYNEENIVKLSKKELDILKVLIDNLGDVVPVTKFKELVWNDINTNDSAFRTVMKRLKDKVKDDDFVISHKGYGYIIEKPLKK; this is translated from the coding sequence ATGAAGAGTTACTCTACAAGAGTTCTATTAGTAGAAGATGAAGATGTTGCAAGAAAAACATTATCATTTTATCTAAATACTATTTTTGATGAGGTCGTCGTAGCAAAAGATGGACAAGAAGGCGCTTCTACTTTTAAAAAGAATTTCGAAGAAAAAAGAGTCTTTGATTTAGTTTTAACTGATTTAAAAATGCCAAATAAAGATGGTATCTCAATGATTGATGAAATAAGAGAAGTTGTTCCAAACCAAAGATTTATAATAGTTAGTGCCCATAAAAATGAAGATGATCTATTAAAGCTTATTAATTTAAGAGTTTTAGGATATTTTGTAAAACCTTTAAATATTGACAATATGATGGAGATGTTAAAAAAAGCTAAAGAGGAAGTTTTAGCTGATAACTCAAATCAAGAGGATAATAATGAACTTATTATTTTAAATAAAAGATATACCTACAATAAAAATAGTGACAAACTTTATAATGAAGAAAATATCGTTAAACTATCAAAAAAAGAGTTAGATATTTTAAAAGTTTTAATTGATAATCTTGGAGATGTTGTTCCTGTTACAAAGTTTAAAGAGCTTGTTTGGAATGATATAAACACAAATGATTCTGCTTTTAGAACAGTTATGAAAAGATTAAAAGACAAAGTAAAAGATGATGACTTTGTTATCTCTCACAAGGGGTATGGATATATTATAGAGAAACCTTTAAAAAAGTAG
- a CDS encoding PAS domain-containing sensor histidine kinase has protein sequence MFKDRKFYTLSDIKKHLIFTPLIFVFIIAVLSIIITILSLEFKKSNEISLLIQEDSFQKEKILNQFIDDIKFNASSSFDNEETSLREAVISLYGFISYMDKQIDESQINKKITELEEISGFDFVLFKKDSDEILHGIQIIDYLKSITDTSLEIKNFRHHMLRNISYIGVDNLIYWIDKQKRKIRLSYFKLLDKQGLYLGAFSKIDDMKDTTRRVIQNSIVQKSKYYNDSYFWFYDYDLGYVFNYYNKGQKLDAKYILEKDRLNSSNVILKKYRQKEIQEESVNTYNFIKYNFLVSIKSNFLASKSVDIEHEYNSKLSISIAIISLIALFLVVASSLFAKFINKIIYRYNKRLETKNIMYKKWKERYELAIIASNDGLWDIDLKSNHIYFSKKWLDMFGYKDGDINKLDEWFDLIHKDDVLEVRRKFENHLNGITEHFICEYRIRNKANKYKWILVRGKAFYDANHKRMLMMSMDIEQRKKLTKELQYVDLLVEYGRIVIFKCKNDEELTIEYISKSINSYGYIPDDFERRRVKYFDFVYEEDTKVLLEDLKSAMKNDDKSFTKIHRVKDKNGEIRWVFNRTIFLKDDFGNVTHLYGYISDITQMKLTEEQLKEKINEEVEKNTQKDRILVHQSKLAAMGEMLGNIAHQWRQPLNNINLLVHFIRDSYGTLSKEHIDEVVKDAKLQIEYMSQTIDDFRNFYQPNKDKIRFYLKESIEDCAKIIETQLEKSKLSLKIKGDKVSLFNYKNEFQQVILNILNNANDAAIIKKKTKEFSPWINVDIEKNRDSVEIKISNNCGEIPENIIDRIFEPYFTTKFETQGTGIGLYMAKTIIEKNMLGEILVKNINGGVMFIIVLPL, from the coding sequence ATGTTTAAAGATAGAAAATTTTATACTCTTTCAGATATAAAAAAACATCTAATCTTTACACCCTTAATCTTTGTTTTTATAATTGCTGTTTTGTCAATAATAATCACAATACTCTCATTAGAATTTAAAAAAAGTAATGAAATCTCACTTTTGATTCAAGAGGATAGTTTTCAAAAAGAGAAGATTTTAAATCAATTTATTGATGATATAAAATTTAATGCAAGTTCCTCTTTTGACAATGAGGAGACCTCTTTAAGAGAAGCTGTAATCTCTTTGTATGGTTTTATTAGTTATATGGATAAACAAATAGATGAATCACAAATTAATAAAAAAATAACAGAACTTGAAGAGATTAGTGGCTTTGATTTTGTTCTTTTTAAAAAAGACTCTGATGAGATTTTGCATGGTATACAAATTATTGATTATCTAAAATCAATTACTGATACAAGCTTGGAGATAAAAAATTTTAGACACCATATGTTAAGAAATATCTCTTATATTGGAGTTGACAATCTTATTTATTGGATTGATAAACAAAAAAGAAAGATTAGACTTAGTTACTTTAAACTTTTGGATAAACAAGGTTTATATTTAGGGGCTTTTTCTAAAATTGATGATATGAAAGATACTACAAGAAGAGTTATACAAAACTCAATTGTACAAAAAAGTAAATATTATAATGACAGCTATTTTTGGTTTTATGATTATGATTTAGGGTATGTTTTTAACTACTATAACAAAGGGCAGAAGCTCGATGCAAAATATATTTTGGAAAAAGATAGATTAAATAGTTCAAATGTAATTTTAAAAAAATATAGACAAAAAGAGATTCAAGAGGAGAGTGTAAACACCTATAATTTTATAAAATATAACTTTTTAGTATCTATAAAAAGTAATTTTTTAGCTTCAAAAAGTGTTGATATTGAACATGAATATAATTCAAAACTCTCAATATCAATTGCCATAATCTCCTTAATTGCGCTGTTTTTAGTTGTTGCATCTTCTCTTTTCGCAAAATTTATTAATAAAATCATCTATAGATACAATAAAAGATTAGAGACTAAAAATATAATGTATAAAAAGTGGAAAGAGAGATATGAATTAGCAATTATTGCCTCTAATGATGGACTTTGGGATATAGATTTAAAGAGTAATCACATATATTTTTCAAAAAAATGGTTAGATATGTTTGGTTATAAAGATGGAGATATAAATAAATTAGATGAGTGGTTTGATTTAATACACAAAGATGATGTTTTAGAAGTTAGAAGAAAGTTTGAAAATCATCTAAATGGTATAACTGAACACTTTATTTGTGAATATAGAATAAGAAATAAAGCAAACAAATATAAATGGATATTAGTAAGAGGGAAAGCCTTTTATGATGCCAATCACAAACGAATGCTTATGATGTCTATGGATATTGAACAGAGAAAAAAACTTACAAAAGAGTTACAATATGTAGATTTGCTTGTGGAATATGGAAGAATAGTAATCTTTAAATGTAAAAATGATGAAGAGTTAACCATTGAATATATCTCTAAATCAATCAACTCATATGGATATATTCCTGATGATTTTGAAAGAAGAAGAGTTAAGTATTTTGATTTTGTTTATGAAGAAGATACAAAGGTTTTATTAGAAGATTTAAAATCGGCTATGAAAAATGATGATAAATCTTTTACAAAAATCCATAGGGTAAAAGATAAAAATGGTGAGATAAGATGGGTTTTTAATAGAACAATATTTCTAAAAGATGATTTTGGAAATGTAACACATCTTTATGGTTATATAAGTGATATTACCCAGATGAAATTAACAGAAGAGCAACTAAAAGAGAAAATAAATGAAGAGGTGGAGAAAAATACCCAAAAAGATAGAATTTTAGTGCATCAAAGTAAACTTGCAGCAATGGGAGAGATGCTTGGAAATATTGCACACCAATGGAGACAACCTCTAAATAATATCAATCTTTTAGTACATTTTATTAGGGATAGTTATGGAACACTCTCTAAAGAGCATATTGATGAAGTAGTAAAAGATGCAAAACTGCAAATTGAGTATATGTCGCAAACAATTGATGACTTTAGAAATTTCTATCAGCCAAATAAAGACAAAATCAGGTTCTATTTGAAAGAGTCAATTGAAGATTGTGCAAAAATAATAGAGACACAGCTTGAAAAAAGTAAATTATCATTAAAAATAAAAGGGGACAAAGTCTCTTTATTTAACTATAAAAATGAGTTTCAACAAGTTATTTTGAATATTTTAAATAATGCTAATGATGCAGCAATTATTAAGAAAAAAACAAAAGAGTTTTCTCCTTGGATAAATGTTGATATAGAAAAAAACAGAGATAGTGTAGAGATTAAAATTTCAAATAATTGTGGTGAAATACCAGAAAATATAATAGATAGAATTTTTGAACCATATTTTACAACAAAGTTTGAAACTCAAGGAACTGGAATAGGGCTTTATATGGCAAAAACAATTATTGAAAAAAATATGTTAGGAGAGATTTTGGTAAAAAATATAAATGGCGGAGTTATGTTTATTATCGTTTTACCACTTTAA
- the truA gene encoding tRNA pseudouridine(38-40) synthase TruA: MNAKFTISYDGTSFQGSQTQPNKLSVEDALQKVFKSLNIDTKIVLSGRTDRDVHATGQVFNCNLPSYWEELLKLKEALNRQLPLSIKIKDIVKIDETFHARFSAKKRVYRYLVTKKELTAFNSKYLCSQKEFDEEEIKKAIKEFVGIYDFEYFHKTGSDKENTVREIFDARFYRYKDIYVFRFCANSYLRSQIRLMVGFLLKIGEGKLSIEDLKDQLNKKRRVFKTPASPYGLYLAKVYY; this comes from the coding sequence ATGAATGCCAAGTTTACTATTTCTTATGATGGAACTAGTTTTCAAGGTAGTCAAACACAGCCAAATAAATTGAGTGTTGAGGATGCTCTACAAAAGGTATTTAAATCTTTAAATATAGATACAAAAATAGTTTTAAGTGGAAGAACAGATAGAGATGTTCATGCAACAGGGCAGGTTTTCAATTGTAATCTTCCTTCTTATTGGGAAGAGTTATTAAAACTAAAAGAGGCTCTAAATAGACAACTTCCTCTAAGCATAAAAATCAAAGATATTGTAAAAATTGATGAAACTTTCCATGCGAGATTTAGTGCAAAAAAGAGAGTTTATAGATATTTAGTTACAAAAAAAGAGTTAACTGCATTTAATTCAAAATATTTATGTAGCCAAAAAGAGTTTGATGAAGAAGAGATAAAAAAGGCAATAAAAGAGTTTGTAGGTATTTATGATTTCGAATATTTTCATAAAACAGGAAGTGATAAAGAGAATACAGTAAGAGAAATTTTCGATGCAAGATTTTATAGATATAAAGATATCTATGTATTTAGATTTTGTGCAAACTCATATCTTCGTTCTCAAATAAGATTGATGGTAGGTTTTTTACTAAAAATTGGAGAAGGAAAACTTTCAATTGAGGATTTAAAAGACCAATTAAATAAAAAAAGAAGAGTTTTTAAAACCCCCGCATCACCATATGGATTATATTTAGCAAAGGTTTATTATTAA
- a CDS encoding LptF/LptG family permease produces MKLKKYLYTQFSNTFFPIFFGLYFITSIVFLVKIAALTSVITIDFYELSILYMYVVPSILFYTLPVTFFISMAITFSKLSSEYELIVITSFGLNPTKILKIFFPMTFLISLSLLIISLGLMPKANYENQNFIEKKKAEANFNIKASEFGQNFGSWLIFIDRKDDKDYHDVKLLKVEDKQDQFVIAKKAVMDNNNGDLSFKLTDGKSFSIKENELNQIDYTNMILYNRVKNSDVWFDFTTAYEYWMFYLTETTMYVDKFTFNILLSIFPLVSIFLTAAFGYYNPRYEKSKTIPWSVFFIVIYYTTINFLSKSIYYHALYIVPFVWLILTYFLYKHFVKKQY; encoded by the coding sequence TTGAAATTAAAAAAATATTTATATACACAATTTTCAAACACATTTTTTCCAATATTTTTTGGTTTGTACTTTATCACATCAATTGTATTTTTAGTAAAAATAGCAGCATTAACATCAGTAATAACAATAGATTTTTATGAATTATCTATACTTTATATGTATGTTGTGCCATCTATTCTTTTCTATACTCTTCCTGTAACTTTTTTTATTTCAATGGCTATTACTTTTTCAAAACTTTCAAGTGAATATGAGCTTATAGTTATCACCTCTTTTGGTTTAAATCCAACAAAAATTCTGAAGATTTTTTTCCCTATGACATTTTTAATCTCTCTTTCATTGCTTATTATCTCTTTAGGTTTAATGCCCAAAGCAAACTATGAAAATCAAAATTTTATAGAGAAAAAAAAGGCAGAAGCAAATTTTAATATCAAAGCTTCAGAATTTGGACAAAATTTTGGCTCATGGCTTATTTTTATTGATAGGAAAGATGATAAAGATTATCACGATGTAAAACTTTTAAAAGTAGAAGATAAACAAGATCAATTTGTAATTGCAAAAAAAGCAGTAATGGATAATAATAATGGGGATTTGAGTTTTAAACTAACTGATGGTAAATCTTTTAGTATAAAAGAGAATGAGTTAAACCAAATAGATTATACAAATATGATTCTTTATAATAGAGTAAAAAATAGTGATGTATGGTTTGATTTTACTACGGCTTATGAGTATTGGATGTTTTATTTAACTGAAACAACCATGTATGTGGATAAGTTTACCTTTAATATTTTATTATCAATTTTTCCTCTAGTTTCAATTTTTTTAACTGCTGCCTTTGGATACTATAATCCAAGATATGAGAAGAGTAAAACTATTCCATGGTCTGTTTTTTTTATAGTAATTTATTACACTACAATTAATTTCTTATCAAAATCAATTTATTATCATGCCCTATATATAGTTCCTTTTGTATGGTTAATTCTTACTTACTTTTTATATAAACACTTTGTAAAAAAGCAGTACTAA
- a CDS encoding prepilin peptidase: MALFSFIFGALIGSFLNVVINRLPLKESAVFPRSYCPKCNHKIFWYHNIPIFSYIFLKGKCAYCQKSISINYLVVELLSAFLTLALFLKIGLELNLFLSLVFFYTLIVLSFIDFKYKAVPDYLLLIVFLLSFFITEFSLIDALKASCILLGAFVILNFLITFYIQNIKAKILKDESLKTQQALGEGDFPILAAIGVVLGLKGAFVAIFLSSIFAIIPSIYFNIKKKDIQTPYIPYLVLGFIVEYFFNISRVFN; encoded by the coding sequence TTGGCGCTCTTTAGTTTTATATTTGGAGCACTTATAGGCTCTTTTTTAAATGTAGTAATAAATAGATTACCCCTAAAAGAGTCTGCTGTTTTCCCAAGAAGCTACTGCCCAAAATGTAATCATAAAATATTTTGGTACCATAATATACCAATATTTTCATATATTTTTTTAAAAGGGAAATGTGCTTATTGTCAAAAGAGTATTTCAATAAACTATTTAGTAGTTGAACTTTTATCCGCATTTCTAACTTTGGCACTTTTTTTAAAAATAGGTTTAGAGTTGAATCTATTCTTATCTTTAGTATTCTTTTATACATTGATAGTATTGTCTTTTATAGATTTTAAATATAAAGCCGTTCCAGATTATCTTCTTTTAATAGTATTTCTTTTATCTTTTTTTATTACGGAATTTAGTTTAATAGATGCTCTAAAAGCTTCATGTATCCTTCTTGGTGCCTTTGTTATTTTAAACTTTTTAATAACTTTTTATATTCAAAATATAAAAGCAAAAATATTAAAAGATGAGAGTTTAAAAACACAACAAGCTTTAGGTGAGGGGGATTTTCCAATCTTAGCGGCAATTGGGGTAGTTTTAGGATTAAAAGGGGCTTTTGTAGCTATATTTTTATCATCTATTTTTGCTATAATACCTTCAATCTATTTTAATATCAAAAAAAAAGATATTCAAACACCATATATTCCATATTTAGTTTTAGGGTTTATTGTTGAATATTTTTTCAATATATCAAGGGTTTTTAATTGA
- a CDS encoding di-trans,poly-cis-decaprenylcistransferase codes for MSNKIPKHIAIIMDGNGRWAKERNLKRTAGHEEGAKRVRDITTHCAKIGVEYLTLYAFSTENWNRPKLEVEYLMKLLEKYLKNELQVYLDNGIKFKAIGDISKFSKSLQNIIKTTQEQTSQGKNLTQILALNYGSQDEILRAIKKLNEEKLEITKENFENCLDTAGVPDVDMLIRTSGEIRLSNYLLWQNAYAELFFVNTFWPEFSPRDLDDLISDFNLRERRFGAL; via the coding sequence ATGAGTAATAAAATACCAAAACATATTGCCATTATAATGGATGGTAATGGAAGATGGGCAAAAGAGAGAAACTTAAAAAGAACAGCAGGACATGAAGAGGGAGCAAAAAGAGTTAGAGATATAACAACACACTGTGCAAAAATTGGAGTTGAATATCTAACTTTATATGCTTTTTCAACTGAAAATTGGAATAGACCTAAATTAGAAGTTGAGTATCTAATGAAGCTTCTTGAAAAATATTTAAAAAATGAGCTTCAAGTATATTTGGATAATGGAATAAAATTTAAAGCAATTGGAGATATATCTAAATTTTCTAAATCCCTTCAAAATATAATTAAAACAACCCAAGAACAAACTTCTCAAGGGAAAAATCTTACACAAATATTAGCTTTAAATTATGGTTCGCAAGATGAGATATTAAGGGCAATAAAAAAGTTAAATGAAGAGAAACTTGAAATAACAAAAGAGAATTTTGAAAACTGCTTAGATACAGCAGGAGTTCCAGATGTTGATATGCTAATTAGAACAAGTGGTGAGATTAGATTATCAAACTACCTTTTATGGCAAAATGCCTATGCCGAGCTTTTCTTTGTAAATACATTTTGGCCTGAGTTTTCTCCAAGAGATTTGGATGATTTGATTAGTGACTTTAATCTAAGAGAGAGAAGATTTGGCGCTCTTTAG